A DNA window from Bradyrhizobium sp. CCBAU 53421 contains the following coding sequences:
- a CDS encoding S10 family peptidase has translation MANSFATRLTAALLVACLATAARADEEAPQPSPSPSVQAPSGQTPSGQKGRAGRGEAGSGASAAANTPAAEQHRLPPDSTTKQSVALPGRTLNFSATAGSIRVFDDKGEPLADIAYTSYQLDGAEKASRPVTFLFNGGPGSASAWLQFGNVGPWRLPFDGAVSSASPELQPNADTWLDFTDLVFIDPVDTGYSRFVTTSEDARKRFFTVDGDANSVALVIRRWLEKYDRLTSPKYLVGESYGGIRGPKVVRNLQMQQGVGPRGLILISPVLDFRDYTGSSLLQYVASLPTMTAVARQAKGPVTREDLADVERYASGDFLLDLVKGQADTEATTRLADNVAGLTGIDQAVSRRLAGRFDIGEFRREFDRKSGKVTGRYDASVEGFDPYPDSSYFRFNDPSGDPLMAPLTSAAVDLTTRRLNWRPDGSYHLLSESVNKAWEFGHGINPAESVTQLRQALALDPKLKLLIGHGLFDLATPYFASKIILDQLPAFAGPSRTRLAVYPGGHMFYSRDGSRQAFRKEVEALVK, from the coding sequence ATGGCTAACAGTTTTGCGACACGGCTCACCGCAGCGTTGCTGGTGGCCTGCCTCGCAACCGCGGCGCGGGCCGACGAGGAGGCCCCGCAGCCATCGCCGTCGCCGAGCGTGCAGGCCCCGAGCGGCCAGACTCCAAGCGGCCAGAAGGGGCGGGCAGGGCGCGGCGAGGCCGGCTCCGGCGCCAGCGCGGCGGCCAACACGCCCGCCGCCGAGCAGCATCGCCTGCCGCCGGACTCCACGACCAAGCAATCGGTAGCGCTGCCCGGCCGCACGCTGAACTTCAGCGCGACCGCGGGCTCGATCCGCGTGTTCGACGACAAGGGCGAGCCGCTCGCCGACATCGCCTACACCTCCTATCAGCTCGACGGCGCCGAGAAGGCGAGCCGCCCGGTGACGTTCCTGTTCAACGGCGGGCCGGGCTCCGCGTCCGCCTGGCTGCAATTCGGCAATGTCGGGCCGTGGCGGCTGCCGTTCGACGGCGCGGTGTCGTCGGCCTCGCCGGAGCTGCAGCCGAATGCCGACACCTGGCTCGATTTCACCGATCTCGTCTTCATCGATCCCGTCGACACCGGCTACAGCCGTTTCGTCACCACGTCGGAGGATGCGCGCAAGCGCTTCTTCACCGTCGACGGCGACGCCAACTCGGTCGCGCTGGTGATCCGCCGCTGGCTGGAGAAATACGACCGGCTGACTTCGCCGAAATATCTCGTCGGCGAAAGCTATGGCGGCATTCGCGGGCCCAAGGTGGTGCGCAATCTGCAAATGCAGCAGGGCGTCGGTCCGCGCGGCCTGATCCTGATCTCGCCGGTGCTCGACTTCCGCGACTATACCGGCTCCAGCCTCCTGCAATATGTCGCGAGCCTGCCGACCATGACGGCGGTGGCGCGGCAGGCCAAAGGGCCGGTGACGCGCGAGGATCTCGCCGACGTCGAACGCTATGCGAGCGGCGATTTCCTGCTCGACCTCGTCAAGGGGCAGGCCGACACCGAGGCCACCACGCGGCTCGCCGACAACGTCGCAGGCCTGACCGGCATCGATCAGGCGGTGAGCCGCAGGCTCGCCGGCCGTTTCGACATCGGCGAATTCCGCCGCGAGTTCGATCGCAAGAGCGGCAAGGTGACCGGCCGCTACGACGCCTCGGTCGAAGGCTTCGATCCCTATCCGGATTCCAGCTACTTCCGCTTCAACGATCCGTCCGGCGATCCCTTGATGGCGCCGCTCACCAGCGCCGCCGTCGACCTCACCACGCGCAGACTGAACTGGCGGCCGGACGGCTCCTATCATCTGCTCAGCGAAAGCGTGAACAAGGCCTGGGAGTTCGGTCACGGCATCAATCCGGCGGAGTCGGTGACGCAGCTGCGCCAGGCGCTGGCGCTCGACCCCAAGCTGAAACTGCTGATCGGCCACGGCCTGTTCGATCTCGCGACGCCGTACTTCGCCTCGAAGATCATACTCGACCAGCTGCCGGCCTTCGCAGGACCGAGCCGCACCAGGCTCGCGGTCTATCCCGGCGGCCACATGTTCTACTCCCGCGACGGCTCGCGCCAGGCCTTCCGCAAGGAGGTCGAGGCGCTGGTGAAGTGA
- a CDS encoding DUF2189 domain-containing protein → MTTVFARPKLQLFGVSTAYVVRKISLSDLGDALRLGWEDFKAIPTHAIVLCVMYPVLGLVLFRLVLGYSVLPLLFPLAAGFALIGPFAGLGLYELSRRRERGEEPGAWDAMQVLRAPSFGAMFELGVLLLVLFGVWIATADAIYIMTFGYAPAASIPDFAKRVLTTPEGWSLIIVGCGVGFLFALVSLCVSVVSFPLMLDRHATAIDAIRISIRAVMMNPIEMAAWGLIVAVLLAVGSLPFFVGLCVVLPVLGHATWHLYRKVVEPDRNPPQEEPRPPIGHRYAADFPASLFPWSRER, encoded by the coding sequence ATGACCACGGTGTTCGCACGACCCAAACTGCAATTGTTTGGCGTCTCTACCGCCTACGTCGTTCGCAAGATCAGCCTTTCCGACCTGGGCGACGCGCTGCGCCTCGGCTGGGAGGACTTCAAGGCCATCCCGACCCACGCAATCGTTCTGTGCGTGATGTATCCCGTGCTCGGACTTGTCCTGTTTAGACTTGTGCTTGGCTATTCGGTGCTGCCCCTGCTGTTTCCGCTCGCCGCCGGCTTCGCCCTGATCGGTCCCTTCGCCGGATTAGGCCTCTACGAACTGAGCCGACGACGCGAACGCGGAGAGGAGCCAGGAGCCTGGGATGCAATGCAGGTGCTGCGTGCGCCGTCGTTCGGCGCCATGTTCGAACTTGGCGTTCTCCTGCTCGTTCTGTTCGGGGTCTGGATCGCCACCGCGGACGCGATCTACATCATGACGTTCGGCTATGCGCCGGCCGCGAGCATCCCCGATTTCGCAAAGCGCGTGTTGACGACGCCCGAAGGCTGGTCGCTCATCATCGTCGGATGCGGCGTCGGCTTCCTTTTCGCCTTGGTTTCCCTATGCGTCAGCGTCGTCTCATTTCCACTGATGCTCGACCGTCATGCGACGGCGATCGACGCGATCCGCATCTCGATACGGGCCGTGATGATGAATCCAATCGAGATGGCCGCTTGGGGACTGATCGTTGCGGTATTGCTGGCCGTGGGCTCACTGCCATTCTTCGTCGGCCTCTGCGTCGTTCTGCCGGTGCTTGGTCATGCGACCTGGCATCTTTACAGGAAGGTGGTCGAGCCCGACCGGAATCCTCCGCAGGAAGAGCCCCGTCCGCCGATCGGTCACCGCTACGCGGCCGATTTCCCGGCCTCCCTCTTCCCGTGGAGCCGTGAGCGCTAG
- the coxB gene encoding cytochrome c oxidase subunit II, producing the protein MAVAILLLLVAVASVLFHLYSPWWWTPIASNWRYIDDTINLTFWITGAVFCAVIAFMAYCVLRFHHTEGRRAHYNPENKKLEWWLSIGTAIGVVAMLAPGLVVWHQFVTVPADATDVEVVGQQWMWSYRLPGKDGRLGTSDARLISSENPLGLNPNDPNGQDDIVVQNEDLHLPVGKPVKVLLRSIDVLHDFYVPEFRAKMDMIPGSVTYYWLTPTRTGTFDVLCAELCGAAHAQMRSRVVVEEAKEYHAWLEKQRTFAELSGQRDVAKAAYRTGSE; encoded by the coding sequence ATGGCTGTAGCGATCTTACTGCTCCTGGTTGCCGTCGCCTCGGTGCTGTTTCACCTCTACAGCCCCTGGTGGTGGACCCCGATTGCCTCGAACTGGCGCTACATCGACGACACGATCAACCTGACATTCTGGATCACCGGAGCAGTGTTCTGCGCGGTGATAGCCTTCATGGCCTATTGCGTCCTGCGCTTTCACCACACCGAGGGACGGCGCGCCCACTACAATCCCGAGAACAAGAAGCTCGAATGGTGGCTCAGCATCGGCACCGCGATCGGCGTCGTCGCCATGCTGGCGCCCGGCCTCGTCGTCTGGCACCAGTTCGTCACCGTTCCTGCCGACGCGACCGACGTCGAGGTCGTTGGACAACAGTGGATGTGGAGTTATCGGCTCCCGGGGAAGGACGGCCGGCTCGGCACGTCAGATGCGCGCCTGATCAGTTCCGAGAATCCACTCGGGTTGAATCCCAATGATCCGAACGGACAGGACGACATCGTCGTCCAAAACGAGGATCTGCATCTGCCGGTCGGGAAGCCGGTGAAGGTGTTGCTCCGCTCGATCGACGTACTGCACGATTTCTATGTGCCCGAGTTCCGGGCCAAGATGGACATGATACCGGGCTCGGTGACCTATTACTGGCTCACGCCGACCCGCACCGGGACATTCGACGTTCTCTGTGCGGAGCTGTGCGGTGCTGCGCACGCGCAAATGCGGAGCAGGGTCGTCGTGGAGGAAGCGAAAGAATATCACGCGTGGCTCGAGAAGCAGCGAACGTTTGCGGAGTTGTCAGGCCAGCGCGACGTCGCGAAGGCCGCATACAGGACTGGCAGCGAATGA
- the ctaD gene encoding cytochrome c oxidase subunit I: MVDIPFDEVAGIPPAEVGEVELYHPHSWWTRYVFSQDAKVIAVQYSITAMSIGMVALVLSWMMRLQLGFPGTFSFIDANQYLQFITMHGMIMVIYLLTALFLGGFGNYLIPLMVGARDMVFPYVNMLSYWVYLLAVLVLAATFFVPGGPTGAGWTLYPPQAILSGTPGQDWGIVLMLASLILFIIGFTMGGLNYVVTVLQARTRGMTLMRMPLTVWGIFTATVMALLAFPALFVASVMLLLDRLLGTSFFMPTLVEMGQLTKYGGGSPILFQHLFWFFGHPEVYIVALPAFGIISDLISTHARKNIFGYRMMVWAIVAIGALSFVVWAHHMYVSGMHPYFGFFFATTTLIIAIPTAIKVYNWVLTLWRGDIHLTVPMLFALGFIVTFVNGGLTGLFLGNVVVDVPLSDTMFVVAHFHMVMGIAPIMAVFGGIYHWYPKVTGRMLNDVLGRFHFWVTFIGAYAVFFPMHYLGLLGMPRRYHDIGETSFVPASAHDLNAFMSVAALIVGFAQLVFLFNLVWSLFKGKEAGGNPWGATSLEWQTPETPPGHGNWGKELPVVYRWAYDYSVPGAARDFIPQNEPPAKVLAQGAHP, from the coding sequence ATGGTCGATATCCCGTTTGATGAGGTCGCAGGCATCCCGCCCGCCGAAGTAGGTGAGGTCGAGCTCTATCATCCGCACAGCTGGTGGACGAGGTACGTCTTTTCGCAAGACGCCAAGGTGATCGCCGTCCAGTACTCGATCACGGCGATGTCGATCGGAATGGTTGCGCTGGTGCTGTCGTGGATGATGCGGCTGCAACTAGGATTCCCCGGCACGTTCTCCTTTATCGATGCCAATCAGTACCTTCAGTTCATCACCATGCACGGCATGATCATGGTGATCTACCTGCTCACGGCGCTGTTCCTCGGCGGCTTTGGCAACTACCTCATCCCGCTGATGGTCGGCGCGCGGGACATGGTCTTCCCCTACGTGAACATGCTGAGCTATTGGGTCTACCTGCTCGCGGTGCTGGTGCTGGCCGCGACGTTCTTCGTGCCGGGCGGGCCGACCGGCGCCGGCTGGACGCTTTATCCACCCCAGGCGATTCTCTCCGGTACCCCCGGACAGGACTGGGGCATCGTTCTCATGCTGGCCTCGCTGATCCTGTTCATCATCGGCTTCACGATGGGCGGGCTCAATTACGTGGTAACGGTATTGCAGGCCCGCACACGTGGCATGACCTTGATGCGCATGCCCTTGACGGTGTGGGGCATCTTCACCGCCACCGTGATGGCGCTGCTGGCGTTCCCGGCGCTGTTCGTGGCCTCGGTGATGCTGCTGCTCGACCGCCTCCTTGGAACCAGCTTCTTCATGCCGACACTGGTCGAGATGGGCCAGCTGACCAAGTATGGCGGCGGCAGCCCGATCCTGTTCCAGCATTTGTTCTGGTTCTTCGGTCACCCCGAAGTCTACATCGTCGCGCTGCCGGCGTTCGGCATCATCTCGGATCTGATCAGTACGCACGCGCGCAAGAACATCTTCGGCTATCGCATGATGGTCTGGGCGATCGTGGCGATCGGGGCGCTGAGCTTCGTCGTGTGGGCGCACCACATGTATGTCAGCGGCATGCACCCGTATTTCGGGTTCTTCTTCGCCACCACGACGCTCATCATCGCGATCCCGACCGCGATCAAGGTCTATAACTGGGTGCTGACCCTTTGGCGCGGCGACATCCATCTCACGGTGCCGATGCTGTTTGCGCTCGGCTTCATCGTCACCTTCGTCAATGGCGGCCTGACCGGGCTGTTCCTCGGCAACGTCGTCGTCGATGTTCCGCTGTCCGATACGATGTTCGTTGTCGCGCACTTCCACATGGTGATGGGGATTGCCCCGATCATGGCCGTGTTCGGCGGAATCTATCATTGGTATCCGAAGGTCACCGGGCGGATGCTCAATGATGTGCTCGGACGGTTCCACTTCTGGGTGACGTTCATCGGGGCCTATGCGGTGTTCTTCCCGATGCACTATCTCGGCCTGCTTGGGATGCCGCGCCGCTATCACGACATCGGCGAGACCTCCTTCGTCCCGGCATCCGCCCATGACCTCAATGCATTCATGAGCGTCGCGGCGCTGATTGTCGGCTTCGCCCAGCTCGTCTTCCTCTTCAATCTGGTCTGGAGCCTGTTCAAGGGAAAAGAGGCGGGCGGCAATCCCTGGGGTGCCACCTCGCTGGAATGGCAGACGCCGGAGACCCCGCCGGGGCACGGCAACTGGGGCAAGGAGCTCCCCGTCGTCTATCGCTGGGCTTACGATTACAGCGTGCCCGGTGCCGCCAGGGACTTCATCCCGCAGAATGAACCGCCGGCCAAGGTGCTGGCTCAGGGAGCCCATCCGTGA
- a CDS encoding cytochrome c oxidase subunit 3, whose translation MSAIVLFIATIAAIAGWWLSQQRLAAKPWLEQGIAVDLRGDRGSSVPAAKIGLGVFLAVVGSLFALLISAYSMRTTMVDWRELPLPRLVWFNTGVLVISSVALQWALMAARHDDHEGLIAGLLVGGASAVMFLTGQLVVWQQLNIAGYVVASNPANSFFYLITALHGLHVTGGLVALGRATVKLWRGAPMTQMRLSVELCTIYWHFLLLVWLVLLGLLTGWTDNFVDICRQLLT comes from the coding sequence GTGAGTGCCATCGTCCTGTTCATTGCTACGATTGCAGCGATCGCGGGATGGTGGCTCTCGCAGCAACGGCTGGCCGCCAAGCCGTGGCTGGAGCAGGGCATTGCCGTCGATCTTCGCGGCGATCGCGGCTCTTCGGTGCCGGCGGCGAAGATCGGCCTCGGTGTTTTTCTCGCGGTGGTCGGCTCGCTGTTCGCGCTCCTGATCAGCGCCTACTCGATGCGCACCACCATGGTGGATTGGCGCGAGCTGCCGCTGCCGAGGTTAGTGTGGTTCAACACCGGCGTTCTCGTCATCAGCAGCGTGGCGCTGCAATGGGCGCTGATGGCCGCGCGCCACGACGACCATGAGGGCTTGATCGCGGGCCTGTTGGTCGGCGGTGCATCGGCCGTGATGTTCCTGACCGGGCAGCTCGTGGTGTGGCAGCAGCTCAACATCGCCGGGTATGTCGTGGCGTCGAATCCGGCCAATTCCTTCTTCTATCTGATCACCGCGCTCCACGGGCTGCACGTGACCGGCGGCCTGGTGGCGCTCGGCAGGGCGACCGTAAAACTGTGGCGCGGCGCGCCGATGACGCAGATGCGCTTGAGCGTCGAGCTTTGCACCATCTACTGGCATTTCCTGTTGTTGGTCTGGCTGGTCCTGCTCGGTCTGCTGACTGGCTGGACCGACAATTTCGTCGACATCTGTCGACAGTTGCTCACCTAG
- a CDS encoding heme-copper oxidase subunit III family protein — translation MTETTLATPKALPGTIPGLRGIAADWASDQRAFKNVSWGKAMMWIFLLSDTFIFSCFLLSYMTARISTTVPWPNPSEVFALNIGGRHIPLILIAIMTFILISSSGTMAMAVNFGYRRDRVKTAALMLATAAFGATFVGMQAFEWTKLIMEGVRPWGNPWGAPQFGACFFMITGFHGTHVTIGVIFLIAIARKVLRGDFDVERRGFFTSRKGYYEIVEIMGLYWHFVDLVWVFIFAFFYLW, via the coding sequence ATGACGGAAACCACACTCGCAACCCCCAAGGCGCTGCCCGGAACGATACCCGGATTGCGAGGCATCGCCGCCGACTGGGCCTCGGACCAGCGCGCGTTCAAGAACGTGTCGTGGGGGAAGGCCATGATGTGGATCTTCCTTCTGAGCGACACCTTCATCTTCAGCTGCTTCCTGCTGTCGTACATGACGGCGCGAATATCGACGACGGTGCCGTGGCCGAATCCCAGCGAAGTCTTCGCGCTCAATATCGGCGGCCGGCACATCCCGCTCATCCTGATCGCGATCATGACCTTCATCCTGATCAGCAGCAGCGGGACGATGGCGATGGCCGTCAACTTCGGTTACCGCCGGGATCGCGTCAAAACGGCAGCCTTGATGCTGGCCACCGCGGCATTCGGCGCGACGTTCGTCGGAATGCAGGCTTTCGAATGGACCAAGCTGATCATGGAGGGCGTGCGGCCCTGGGGCAACCCGTGGGGCGCACCGCAATTTGGCGCCTGCTTCTTCATGATCACCGGCTTCCACGGCACCCACGTGACCATCGGTGTGATCTTCCTGATCGCCATCGCGCGAAAGGTTTTGCGGGGAGACTTCGATGTCGAGCGGCGCGGGTTTTTCACGAGCCGCAAGGGCTACTACGAGATCGTCGAAATCATGGGCCTGTACTGGCATTTCGTCGATCTGGTCTGGGTGTTCATCTTTGCGTTCTTTTATCTCTGGTGA
- a CDS encoding cytochrome C oxidase subunit IV family protein: MTEAAVHVEGQAAQHALHTYVHGAVASGAAHAEGQQHPIKLYLVVWGWLFVLSTCSYLVDYFGIHGHLRWSLILLFMVLKAGLIVAVFMHMAWERLALAYAILLPPVLVLVFVGIMVFESDYTHLLRVMFFASAS; the protein is encoded by the coding sequence ATGACAGAAGCAGCGGTACATGTGGAAGGGCAGGCAGCACAACATGCGCTACACACCTATGTGCATGGTGCGGTGGCATCAGGCGCCGCGCATGCAGAGGGGCAGCAGCACCCGATCAAGCTCTATCTCGTGGTCTGGGGATGGCTGTTCGTGCTCAGCACCTGCTCCTATCTCGTCGACTATTTCGGTATCCACGGCCACCTGCGATGGTCGCTGATCCTGCTGTTCATGGTGCTGAAGGCCGGCCTGATCGTCGCCGTATTCATGCATATGGCCTGGGAGCGGTTGGCGTTGGCCTACGCCATCCTGTTGCCGCCGGTGCTGGTGCTGGTTTTTGTAGGGATCATGGTGTTCGAATCCGACTATACGCATCTGCTTCGGGTGATGTTCTTCGCCTCGGCAAGCTAG
- a CDS encoding heme o synthase: protein MQINRSILRRSYANIGDYVALTKPRVMSLVVFTALVGLMVAPGGIDPFTGLAALLCIAAGAGAAGALNMWYDADIDAMMARTAIRPIPSGRVSRPEALVFGLMLGTCAVLALGTLLNLAAAALLAFTIFFYVVVYTMWLKRRTPQNIVIGGAAGALPPVIGWVAVTGYVGLEPFILFLIIFLWTPPHFWALSLNLAGEYARAGVPMLPVVAGKTETKRQILLYSVLLVPTSLLPCALGFAGAVYGAAAATLGAIMIVLAWLVRRSHDKERRPARRLFVFSMLYLVLLFGGLLMNAAPYAQSH, encoded by the coding sequence GTGCAAATCAATCGTTCAATTCTTCGCCGGAGCTATGCCAACATCGGAGACTATGTCGCACTGACGAAACCGCGCGTGATGTCGCTGGTCGTCTTTACCGCACTTGTCGGTCTCATGGTCGCACCGGGCGGCATCGATCCCTTCACCGGGCTCGCTGCTCTTCTTTGCATCGCTGCGGGCGCCGGCGCCGCGGGTGCGCTCAATATGTGGTACGACGCCGACATCGACGCGATGATGGCACGCACCGCCATCCGTCCAATTCCCAGCGGCCGCGTATCGCGCCCGGAAGCATTGGTCTTCGGATTGATGCTCGGCACGTGCGCCGTCCTGGCCCTCGGCACCTTGCTGAACCTGGCCGCTGCTGCGCTGCTCGCCTTCACGATCTTCTTCTACGTCGTCGTCTACACGATGTGGCTCAAACGCCGAACGCCGCAGAATATCGTCATTGGCGGTGCCGCCGGTGCACTCCCTCCGGTGATCGGCTGGGTCGCGGTCACGGGATATGTCGGGCTCGAGCCGTTCATCCTGTTTCTGATCATCTTCCTTTGGACGCCACCCCACTTCTGGGCACTGTCGCTCAATCTTGCTGGAGAGTATGCCCGCGCCGGAGTGCCGATGTTGCCGGTCGTGGCTGGCAAGACCGAAACAAAGCGCCAGATTCTTCTCTATAGCGTGCTTTTGGTTCCGACCTCACTGCTGCCTTGCGCACTGGGGTTTGCGGGAGCCGTCTATGGCGCGGCTGCGGCGACGCTGGGCGCGATCATGATTGTTCTCGCATGGCTGGTACGCCGCAGCCACGACAAGGAACGGCGGCCTGCTCGTCGCTTGTTCGTGTTTTCGATGCTCTATCTGGTCCTTCTTTTCGGGGGGCTGCTGATGAATGCTGCGCCCTACGCTCAGTCCCACTGA
- a CDS encoding LysR substrate-binding domain-containing protein — protein MDRLTSMSVFARVADLGSFTAAAKELRMSPTMIGKHIRFLEDRLGSQLINRSTRRQGLTELGRSYLDHCKQLLEQAEAGDALVEEALSAPRGKLRVATSVAFGSYSLAPALVRFMKRYPDVSVDLILSDKMVDLLEEGLDAAIRVGTLTDSTMMSRSLSPYTGVLCAAPSYLAERGTPTHPGDLALHECLRYPGWSDGQRWTFFGPEGEVQVDVASRLFINSAFGIRYAALAGAGIVLMRDELLADDIAAGRLQVLLPNYATQARARQILWPKNRKMTPKLRALIDFIVETYG, from the coding sequence ATGGATCGACTGACCAGCATGTCCGTGTTCGCCCGCGTTGCCGATCTCGGCTCCTTCACCGCGGCAGCCAAGGAATTACGGATGTCGCCGACCATGATCGGCAAGCATATCCGCTTTCTGGAGGACCGGCTCGGCTCGCAATTGATCAACCGGTCCACCCGGCGGCAGGGCCTCACCGAGCTCGGCCGCAGCTATCTCGATCACTGCAAGCAGCTGCTGGAGCAGGCCGAGGCCGGCGACGCGCTGGTCGAGGAGGCCCTCAGCGCGCCGCGCGGCAAGCTGCGCGTCGCGACCTCGGTCGCGTTCGGATCGTACAGCCTGGCGCCCGCGCTGGTCCGCTTCATGAAAAGATATCCGGACGTCTCGGTCGACCTCATCCTCAGCGACAAAATGGTCGACCTGCTCGAGGAAGGGCTGGACGCCGCGATCCGGGTCGGCACCCTGACCGACTCCACCATGATGTCGCGCTCGCTATCTCCCTATACCGGCGTGCTGTGCGCCGCGCCGAGCTATCTTGCCGAACGCGGCACGCCGACGCATCCAGGCGATCTCGCCTTACACGAATGCCTGCGCTATCCCGGCTGGTCTGACGGGCAGCGCTGGACCTTCTTCGGACCGGAAGGCGAAGTGCAGGTCGATGTCGCAAGCCGCCTCTTCATTAACAGTGCGTTCGGTATCCGCTATGCGGCGCTGGCCGGCGCCGGCATCGTGCTGATGCGCGACGAGTTGCTGGCCGACGACATCGCCGCGGGCCGGTTGCAGGTACTGCTGCCGAACTATGCGACGCAAGCCCGCGCGCGCCAGATCCTGTGGCCGAAGAACCGCAAGATGACGCCGAAGCTCCGCGCGCTGATCGACTTCATCGTGGAGACCTATGGCTGA